A region of Pseudomonas sp. Marseille-Q3773 DNA encodes the following proteins:
- a CDS encoding DUF2058 domain-containing protein, whose product MSLSLRDQLLKAGLVNQKQVSQANKAEKKQKRLEHKGQVEVDDSQQRLAKEAMAEKAKRDQELNRQQQEKAEQKARAAQIKQLIEATRLPKLNTEDYYNFVDDKKVKRIAVNALMRTKLSNGALAVVSFAGGYEVIPREAAVKIQERDPSRVLLLNTHVEEADEDDPYAAYKIPDDLMW is encoded by the coding sequence ATGAGCCTTTCCCTTCGCGACCAATTGCTCAAAGCCGGTCTGGTCAACCAGAAACAGGTTTCCCAGGCCAACAAGGCCGAGAAGAAACAGAAACGCCTGGAGCACAAAGGCCAGGTCGAGGTGGACGACAGCCAGCAGCGCTTGGCCAAGGAAGCCATGGCCGAGAAGGCCAAGCGTGACCAGGAACTGAACCGCCAGCAGCAGGAAAAAGCCGAGCAGAAGGCTCGGGCCGCGCAGATCAAGCAACTGATCGAAGCCACCCGCCTGCCCAAGCTGAACACCGAGGACTACTACAACTTCGTCGACGACAAGAAGGTCAAGCGTATTGCCGTCAACGCCCTGATGCGTACCAAGCTGAGCAACGGTGCGCTGGCCGTGGTGTCGTTTGCCGGTGGTTACGAGGTCATCCCCCGCGAAGCGGCGGTGAAGATCCAGGAGCGCGACCCCAGCCGTGTCCTGCTGCTCAACACCCATGTCGAGGAAGCGGACGAGGATGACCCGTATGCGGCGTACAAGATCCCGGATGACCTGATGTGGTAA
- the mazG gene encoding nucleoside triphosphate pyrophosphohydrolase yields the protein MTYTLDDLLHLMARLRDPQYGCPWDLQQNYASIVPHTIEEAYEVADTIERGDFEHLQGELGDLLFQVVYYSQLAREEGRFEFDGVVDSITRKLIRRHPHVFPTGELYAPVDTPSLSEAQVKSRWEEIKAEERAEKSQPEQLSLLDDVPAALPALSRAAKLQKRAATVGFDWPAALPVLDKVREELDEVLQAMADGDSDALEDEIGDLLFATVNLARHLKHDPEHALRRANRKFERRFRFIEQALRDSGRPIEDCSLDELDALWGEAKRQEKNPPSCG from the coding sequence ATGACCTACACCCTTGACGACCTGCTGCACCTCATGGCCCGCCTGCGCGACCCGCAATACGGGTGCCCATGGGACCTGCAGCAGAACTACGCGAGTATCGTCCCGCACACCATCGAGGAGGCCTACGAGGTCGCCGACACCATCGAGCGCGGCGATTTCGAGCACCTGCAAGGTGAACTGGGCGACCTGCTGTTCCAGGTGGTCTACTACAGTCAGCTGGCCCGCGAGGAGGGGCGCTTCGAGTTCGATGGCGTGGTCGACAGCATCACCCGCAAGCTCATTCGCCGCCACCCGCATGTGTTCCCCACGGGTGAGTTGTATGCGCCGGTAGACACCCCCAGCCTGAGCGAGGCCCAGGTCAAGTCACGCTGGGAAGAAATCAAGGCCGAAGAGCGCGCGGAAAAGAGCCAGCCCGAGCAGTTGTCGCTGCTTGATGACGTACCGGCGGCATTGCCGGCATTGTCGCGTGCCGCCAAACTGCAAAAGCGTGCGGCCACCGTCGGTTTCGACTGGCCCGCGGCACTGCCCGTGCTGGACAAGGTCCGCGAGGAACTGGACGAAGTGCTGCAGGCCATGGCCGACGGCGATAGCGATGCGCTCGAGGATGAAATCGGCGACCTGTTGTTCGCCACCGTCAACCTGGCCCGCCACCTCAAGCACGACCCGGAACATGCCCTGCGTCGCGCCAACCGCAAGTTCGAGCGGCGTTTTCGCTTCATCGAACAGGCATTGCGCGACAGTGGGCGCCCCATCGAAGATTGTAGCCTTGACGAGCTGGACGCCCTTTGGGGCGAGGCCAAACGTCAGGAAAAGAACCCGCCCAGCTGCGGCTGA
- the relA gene encoding GTP diphosphokinase translates to MVQVRVHQPVNTDGSINLDAWLDHVVSVDSALDRAALKEACEFAHEVEKKGNPAKHSWADGTSSFQAGLEIAEILADLKLDQDSLVAAVIYRSVREGKVTLAEVSQRFGPVVAKLIDGVLRMAAISASLSPRQSLVLGSQAQVENLRKMLVAMVDDVRVALIKLAERTCAIRAVKAADDEKRLRVAREVFDIYAPLAHRLGIGHIKWELEDLSFRYLEPDQYKQIAKLLHERRLDRERFISDVMNQLQNELLATGVKADISGRAKHIYSIWRKMQRKGLEFSQIYDVRAVRVLVPEIRDCYTALGIVHTLWRHIPKEFDDYIANPKENGYRSLHTAVIGPEGKVLEVQIRTHGMHEEAELGVCAHWRYKGTDVKSSSNHYEEKISWLRQVLEWHEELGDIGGLAEQLRVDIEPDRVYVFTPDGHAIDLPKGATPLDFAYRVHTEIGHNCRGAKINGRIVPLNYSLQTGEQVEIITSKHGNPSRDWLNSNLGYVTTSRARAKIVHWFKLQARDQNVAAGKTLLERELSRLGLPQVDFERLAEKTNVKTAEDMFASLGAGDLRLAHLVNAAQQLLEPERIEQIELVPRKPTGPRSGKRGDIQIQGVGNLLTQMAGCCQPLPGDAIVGYITQGRGVSIHRQDCASVLQLAGKEPERMIQVSWGPIPVQTYPVDIVIRAYDRPGLLRDVSQVLLNEKINVLAVNTRSNKEDNTALMSLTIEIPGLDALGRLLGRISQLPNIIETRRNRTP, encoded by the coding sequence ATGGTACAGGTGAGAGTGCACCAGCCGGTCAACACTGACGGCAGTATCAATCTCGATGCATGGTTGGACCATGTGGTGAGCGTCGATTCGGCACTGGATCGCGCAGCGCTGAAGGAAGCCTGCGAGTTCGCCCATGAGGTCGAGAAAAAAGGCAACCCGGCCAAGCATTCCTGGGCGGACGGGACGTCCAGCTTCCAGGCGGGCCTGGAAATCGCCGAGATCCTCGCTGACCTCAAGCTCGACCAGGATTCCCTGGTAGCGGCAGTCATCTACCGCTCGGTGCGCGAGGGCAAGGTGACCCTGGCCGAGGTCAGCCAGCGTTTCGGCCCGGTGGTGGCCAAGCTGATCGACGGCGTGCTGCGCATGGCGGCGATCAGCGCCAGCCTCAGCCCGCGGCAGTCGCTGGTGCTGGGTTCGCAGGCACAGGTCGAGAACCTGCGCAAGATGCTCGTGGCCATGGTCGATGATGTGCGCGTGGCGCTGATCAAGCTGGCCGAGCGCACCTGCGCGATCCGCGCGGTCAAGGCCGCCGATGACGAGAAACGCCTGCGTGTCGCCCGTGAGGTGTTCGATATCTATGCGCCGCTGGCCCACCGCCTGGGCATCGGCCACATCAAGTGGGAGCTTGAAGACCTGTCCTTCCGCTACCTTGAACCCGACCAGTACAAGCAGATTGCCAAGCTGCTGCACGAGCGGCGGCTGGACCGCGAGCGCTTCATCAGCGACGTGATGAACCAGTTGCAGAACGAACTGCTGGCCACCGGCGTCAAGGCTGACATCAGCGGCCGGGCGAAACATATCTATTCGATCTGGCGCAAGATGCAGCGCAAGGGCCTGGAGTTCAGCCAGATCTACGACGTGCGCGCGGTGCGCGTGCTGGTGCCGGAAATCCGCGACTGCTACACGGCACTGGGTATCGTGCACACGCTGTGGCGGCACATTCCCAAGGAGTTCGACGACTACATCGCCAACCCCAAGGAAAACGGCTACCGCTCGCTGCACACTGCAGTTATCGGCCCCGAAGGCAAGGTGCTGGAGGTGCAGATCCGTACCCACGGCATGCATGAGGAAGCCGAACTCGGGGTGTGCGCCCACTGGCGCTACAAGGGCACCGACGTCAAGTCCAGTTCCAACCATTACGAAGAAAAGATCTCCTGGCTGCGCCAGGTGCTGGAATGGCACGAAGAACTGGGCGACATCGGTGGCCTGGCCGAGCAGTTGCGGGTCGATATCGAGCCGGACCGGGTCTATGTGTTCACCCCGGACGGCCACGCCATCGACCTGCCCAAGGGCGCCACCCCGCTGGACTTCGCCTACCGCGTGCACACCGAGATCGGTCACAACTGCCGCGGCGCCAAGATCAACGGGCGCATCGTACCGCTCAACTACAGCCTGCAGACCGGCGAGCAGGTCGAGATCATCACCAGCAAGCACGGCAACCCCAGCCGTGACTGGTTGAACTCCAACCTGGGCTATGTCACCACGTCGCGCGCGCGGGCCAAGATCGTGCACTGGTTCAAGCTGCAGGCGCGCGACCAGAACGTCGCTGCCGGCAAGACCTTGCTCGAGCGCGAGCTCAGCCGCCTGGGCCTACCTCAGGTGGACTTCGAGCGCCTGGCCGAGAAGACCAACGTCAAGACCGCCGAGGACATGTTCGCCTCGCTTGGCGCCGGCGACCTGCGCCTGGCTCATCTGGTCAACGCGGCCCAGCAACTGCTGGAGCCCGAGCGCATCGAACAGATCGAACTGGTGCCGCGCAAGCCAACCGGGCCGCGGAGCGGCAAGCGTGGCGACATTCAGATCCAGGGTGTCGGCAACCTGCTGACGCAGATGGCCGGCTGCTGCCAGCCGTTGCCGGGCGACGCCATCGTCGGCTACATCACCCAGGGCCGCGGCGTGAGCATCCACCGCCAGGACTGTGCCTCGGTGCTGCAGCTGGCAGGTAAGGAGCCCGAGCGCATGATCCAGGTCAGCTGGGGGCCGATCCCGGTGCAGACCTACCCGGTCGACATCGTCATCCGTGCCTACGACCGCCCGGGCCTGTTGCGCGACGTGTCGCAGGTGCTGCTGAACGAGAAAATCAACGTGCTGGCGGTGAATACCCGCTCGAACAAGGAAGACAACACCGCTCTGATGTCATTGACCATCGAGATTCCTGGCCTGGACGCACTGGGGCGTCTGCTGGGGCGGATCTCGCAGTTGCCGAACATCATCGAGACGCGGCGTAATCGGACGCCTTGA
- a CDS encoding C40 family peptidase → MVRMARFALISLAALLAACSSRAPAPAPVVQPQVTYSQPSPSPIADDVLMRAIGLVGTPYRWGGNTPDSGFDCSGLIKYVYRDAAGISLPRSTREMIVMRAPTVDAGSLQSGDLVFFATGGGSQVSHAGIYVGEGRFVHAPSTGGTVRLDYLSNSYWAKAYLQAKRVIPSGHLAQNP, encoded by the coding sequence ATGGTAAGAATGGCGCGCTTCGCATTGATCTCCCTGGCAGCCTTGCTGGCTGCCTGCTCCAGCCGCGCGCCAGCGCCGGCCCCTGTGGTACAGCCACAGGTCACCTACAGCCAGCCCAGCCCGTCGCCAATCGCCGACGACGTGTTGATGCGCGCCATCGGCCTGGTGGGCACGCCTTATCGCTGGGGCGGCAATACGCCGGATTCCGGCTTCGACTGCAGTGGCTTGATCAAGTATGTCTACCGGGATGCGGCTGGCATCAGCTTGCCGCGTTCGACGCGAGAGATGATTGTCATGCGGGCGCCGACTGTGGATGCCGGGTCGCTGCAGTCCGGTGACCTGGTGTTCTTTGCCACCGGCGGTGGTTCGCAGGTCAGCCATGCCGGCATCTATGTCGGTGAGGGGCGCTTCGTGCATGCGCCTTCCACAGGTGGCACGGTGCGCCTGGACTACCTGTCGAACAGCTACTGGGCCAAGGCCTACCTGCAGGCCAAGCGGGTGATCCCTTCAGGGCACCTGGCGCAGAATCCGTGA
- a CDS encoding NlpC/P60 family protein produces the protein MLKRFAPLVPLALVTLLFGCAAHGPASHSEQQPQDHSPIAAESAFKAKASSSSVFGEPEELATDDDLAAFSSSKPYQLPALADSILERGMSLIGTRYRFGGTSEKSGFDCSGFIGYLFREEAGVTLPRSTREMINVDAPKVARNKLKPGDLLFFSTNGRGRVSHAGIYLGDNQFIHSSSRRSGGVRIDSLGDSYWSKTFIEAKRALAMAPTNIARN, from the coding sequence ATGCTGAAGCGCTTCGCACCCCTCGTGCCACTCGCACTCGTGACCCTGCTTTTTGGCTGCGCGGCCCATGGCCCGGCCTCCCATTCCGAGCAGCAGCCCCAGGATCACAGCCCGATCGCCGCAGAGTCGGCGTTCAAGGCCAAAGCCTCATCCTCGTCGGTATTCGGCGAGCCGGAAGAACTGGCTACCGATGATGACCTGGCGGCTTTCTCCAGCAGCAAGCCTTACCAGCTGCCAGCCTTGGCTGACAGCATTCTCGAGCGCGGCATGTCGCTGATCGGCACCCGCTACCGCTTCGGCGGCACCTCGGAGAAGTCCGGCTTCGACTGCAGTGGTTTCATCGGCTACCTGTTCCGCGAAGAGGCGGGCGTGACCCTGCCGCGTTCGACGCGTGAAATGATCAACGTCGATGCGCCGAAAGTGGCGCGCAACAAGCTCAAGCCGGGCGACCTTCTGTTCTTCAGCACCAACGGCCGCGGCCGCGTCAGCCACGCCGGCATCTACCTGGGTGACAACCAGTTCATCCACTCCAGCAGCCGCCGCAGCGGTGGCGTGCGCATCGACAGCCTCGGTGACAGCTACTGGAGCAAGACCTTCATCGAAGCCAAGCGTGCCTTGGCCATGGCGCCAACCAATATCGCGCGCAACTGA
- a CDS encoding DUF3108 domain-containing protein: protein MRRALLLALAVLALPLQAADLKPFSASYTADWKQLPMSGTAERSLVKNANGTWDLNFKASMMIASLTEQSTLRMDNDTLLPQQYHFERGGLGKAKKVDLNFDWNAKKVTGSDRGDAINLPLNRGVLDKSSYQLALQHDVAAGKKSMTYQVVDGDEIDTYDFRVLGTEKVTTKTGQVDAVKVERVRDPSQSKRITELWFAKNWDYLLVQLRQVETDGKEYVIVLQDGTVDGKPVKGN from the coding sequence ATGCGTCGCGCCCTGCTCTTGGCTCTCGCCGTGCTCGCCCTGCCCCTCCAGGCAGCTGATCTGAAGCCTTTCTCGGCCAGCTACACCGCCGACTGGAAGCAGCTGCCCATGAGCGGCACCGCCGAGCGCAGCCTGGTCAAGAATGCCAACGGTACCTGGGACCTTAACTTCAAGGCCTCCATGATGATCGCCAGCCTGACCGAGCAAAGCACCCTGCGCATGGACAACGATACCTTGCTGCCGCAGCAGTATCACTTCGAGCGCGGCGGCCTGGGCAAAGCCAAGAAGGTCGACCTGAACTTCGACTGGAACGCCAAGAAGGTCACCGGCAGCGATCGTGGCGATGCCATCAACCTGCCGCTGAACCGTGGTGTGCTGGACAAGTCGTCCTACCAGCTGGCCCTGCAGCATGACGTGGCCGCCGGCAAGAAGAGCATGACCTACCAGGTGGTCGACGGTGACGAGATCGACACCTACGACTTCCGCGTGCTGGGTACCGAAAAGGTCACCACCAAGACCGGCCAGGTGGATGCGGTGAAGGTCGAGCGCGTGCGTGACCCTAGCCAGAGCAAGCGCATCACCGAGCTGTGGTTTGCCAAGAACTGGGATTACCTGCTGGTGCAACTGCGCCAGGTCGAGACCGACGGCAAGGAGTACGTGATCGTGCTGCAGGACGGCACGGTCGATGGCAAGCCGGTGAAGGGCAACTGA
- the purM gene encoding phosphoribosylformylglycinamidine cyclo-ligase translates to MSKQPSLSYKDAGVDIDAGEALVERIKGVAKRTARPEVMGGLGGFGALCEIPAGYKQPVLVSGTDGVGTKLRLALNLNKHDSIGQDLVAMCVNDLVVCGAEPLFFLDYYATGKLNVDVAATVVTGIGAGCELAGCSLVGGETAEMPGMYEGEDYDLAGFCVGVVEKAEIIDGSKVTTGDALIALPSSGPHSNGYSLIRKILEVSATDIENTQLDGKPLADLLMAPTRIYVKPLLQLIKNTGAVKAMAHITGGGLLDNIPRVLPANAQAVIDVASWQRPAVFDFLQEKGNVDEHEMHRVLNCGVGMVICVAQDQAEAALNELRAAGEQPWVIGHIAEAAEGAAQVELQNLKAH, encoded by the coding sequence ATGAGCAAGCAACCCTCCCTGAGCTACAAGGACGCCGGTGTAGACATCGACGCCGGCGAAGCACTGGTCGAACGCATCAAGGGCGTGGCAAAACGCACCGCACGCCCTGAAGTCATGGGTGGCCTGGGCGGCTTCGGCGCCCTCTGCGAGATCCCGGCCGGCTACAAGCAACCGGTGCTGGTCTCCGGCACCGACGGCGTCGGCACCAAGCTGCGCCTGGCGCTGAACCTGAACAAGCACGACAGCATCGGCCAGGACCTGGTCGCCATGTGCGTCAACGACCTGGTGGTGTGCGGTGCCGAGCCGCTGTTCTTCCTCGACTACTATGCCACCGGCAAGCTCAACGTCGATGTGGCTGCCACCGTGGTCACCGGCATCGGCGCCGGTTGCGAACTGGCCGGCTGCTCGCTGGTCGGTGGTGAAACCGCCGAGATGCCAGGCATGTACGAAGGCGAAGACTACGACCTGGCCGGCTTCTGCGTCGGCGTGGTGGAAAAGGCCGAGATCATCGACGGTTCCAAGGTCACCACTGGCGACGCACTGATCGCCCTGCCCTCCTCGGGCCCGCACTCCAACGGCTATTCGCTGATCCGCAAGATCCTCGAAGTGTCGGCTACCGACATCGAAAACACCCAGCTGGACGGCAAGCCGCTGGCTGACCTGCTGATGGCGCCGACCCGCATCTACGTCAAGCCGCTGCTGCAACTGATCAAGAACACCGGCGCGGTCAAGGCCATGGCCCACATCACCGGTGGCGGCCTGCTGGACAACATTCCGCGCGTACTGCCGGCCAACGCCCAGGCGGTGATCGACGTGGCCAGCTGGCAGCGCCCGGCGGTGTTCGACTTCCTCCAGGAAAAAGGCAACGTCGACGAGCATGAAATGCACCGCGTGCTGAACTGCGGCGTCGGCATGGTCATCTGCGTGGCCCAGGACCAGGCAGAAGCCGCCCTGAACGAACTGCGCGCCGCCGGTGAGCAGCCATGGGTGATCGGCCACATCGCCGAAGCCGCCGAGGGCGCTGCCCAGGTCGAGCTGCAGAACCTCAAGGCACACTGA
- a CDS encoding AI-2E family transporter: MTDVRRWIWLGAALLVAVLLYSLHNILTPFLVGILLAYLADPLVDRLERLGLSRTWGVIVVFGLFTLLLLALLLVLVPLLAKQLLRLYELAPQILDWLEHVALPWVQSRLGLADGFWKFDRIKAAIGSHMGQTTDMVGMLLSHATASGLALMAWLANMVLIPVVGFYLLRDWDLMMAKLRSLLPRQREPQVMGLAGECHEVLGAFVRGQLMVMVALGVIYSAGLMLVGLELGLLIGMLAGLAAIVPYMGFVIGIGAALVAGLFQFGGDLYPMLGIVAVFMVGQALEGMVLTPLLVGDRIGLHPVAVIFAILAGGELFGFTGVLLALPVAAVIMVLLRHVHDLYKESDMYAGGVDPEL, from the coding sequence ATGACCGACGTACGTCGTTGGATCTGGCTGGGCGCTGCCTTGCTGGTCGCCGTGCTGCTTTATAGCCTGCACAACATTCTCACCCCGTTTCTGGTCGGCATTCTGCTGGCTTACCTGGCCGACCCGCTGGTCGATCGCCTCGAGCGCCTGGGGCTGTCGCGCACCTGGGGTGTGATCGTGGTGTTCGGCTTGTTCACCCTGCTGCTGCTGGCCCTGCTGCTGGTGCTGGTACCGCTGCTGGCCAAGCAACTGTTGCGCCTCTACGAGCTGGCGCCACAGATACTCGACTGGCTTGAGCACGTTGCGTTGCCCTGGGTGCAGAGCCGCCTGGGTCTGGCTGACGGCTTCTGGAAATTCGACCGGATCAAGGCCGCCATCGGCAGCCACATGGGCCAGACCACCGACATGGTCGGCATGCTGCTGTCGCATGCCACCGCCTCGGGCCTGGCGCTGATGGCCTGGTTGGCCAACATGGTGCTGATCCCGGTGGTGGGGTTCTATCTGCTGCGTGACTGGGACCTGATGATGGCCAAGCTGCGCAGCCTGCTGCCGCGCCAGCGCGAACCGCAAGTGATGGGCCTGGCCGGGGAATGCCATGAAGTGCTGGGTGCTTTCGTCCGCGGGCAGTTGATGGTGATGGTCGCCCTGGGCGTCATCTATTCGGCCGGGCTGATGCTGGTGGGGCTGGAGCTGGGGCTGCTGATCGGCATGCTTGCTGGGCTGGCTGCCATCGTGCCGTACATGGGGTTCGTCATCGGTATCGGTGCGGCACTGGTGGCTGGCCTGTTCCAGTTCGGTGGCGACTTGTACCCGATGCTGGGCATCGTTGCGGTGTTCATGGTTGGCCAGGCGCTGGAAGGCATGGTGCTGACGCCGTTGCTGGTGGGGGACCGCATCGGCCTGCACCCGGTGGCGGTGATCTTCGCCATCCTGGCCGGCGGTGAGCTGTTCGGCTTTACCGGTGTGTTGCTGGCGCTGCCGGTGGCGGCGGTGATCATGGTGCTGTTGCGGCATGTGCACGACCTGTACAAGGAATCGGACATGTATGCCGGGGGCGTCGACCCGGAGCTTTGA
- the hda gene encoding DnaA regulatory inactivator Hda codes for MKPPIQLPLGVRLRDDATFINYYPGANAAALGYVERLCEADAGWTESLIYLWGKQGVGRSHLLQAATHRFQQRGEPAVYLPLAQLLDRGVELLDYLAQYELVCIDDLHVIAGKADWEEAMFHLFNRLRDSGRRLLLAASASPRELPIKLPDLKSRLTLALVFQMRGLSDEDKLRALQLRASRRGLHLTDEVGHFILTRGARSMSALFDLLERLDQASLQAQRKLTIPFLKETLGW; via the coding sequence ATGAAACCACCGATCCAGTTGCCCCTGGGTGTGCGCCTGCGCGATGACGCCACCTTCATCAACTACTATCCGGGCGCCAATGCTGCGGCATTGGGCTACGTCGAGCGGCTATGCGAAGCCGACGCCGGCTGGACCGAAAGCCTTATCTACCTGTGGGGCAAGCAGGGTGTTGGCCGTAGCCACTTGCTGCAGGCTGCCACCCACCGCTTCCAGCAACGCGGCGAGCCTGCCGTGTACCTGCCGCTGGCGCAATTGCTCGACCGTGGCGTCGAACTGCTCGATTACCTGGCCCAGTACGAGCTGGTGTGCATCGACGACCTGCACGTGATTGCCGGCAAGGCCGACTGGGAAGAGGCCATGTTCCACCTGTTCAACCGCCTGCGTGACAGCGGCCGGCGGCTGCTGCTGGCGGCCTCGGCGTCGCCGCGCGAGCTGCCGATCAAGCTGCCGGACCTGAAATCGCGGCTGACCCTGGCCCTGGTGTTCCAGATGCGTGGCCTGTCCGACGAAGACAAGCTGCGCGCCCTCCAATTGCGTGCTTCGCGCCGTGGCCTGCACCTGACCGACGAAGTCGGCCATTTCATCCTTACCCGCGGTGCACGCAGCATGAGTGCCTTGTTCGACCTGCTCGAACGCCTCGACCAGGCCTCGTTGCAGGCACAGCGCAAGCTCACCATCCCGTTCCTCAAGGAAACCCTCGGCTGGTAA
- the purN gene encoding phosphoribosylglycinamide formyltransferase, with protein MPSNTCNVVVLLSGSGSNLQALIDSCQGADSPVCIRAVVSNRADAYGLQRAAAAGIDSVVLEHTQFDSREAFDAALMARIDGFAPDLVVLAGFMRILSGDFVRHYQGRLLNIHPSLLPKYKGLHTHRRALEAGDAEHGCSVHFVTEELDGGPLVVQAVVPVASDDTVESLAQRVHRQEHLIYPLAVRWYAEGRLRLGEQGALLDGQPLAASGHLIRS; from the coding sequence ATGCCAAGCAATACCTGCAATGTAGTGGTACTGCTGTCGGGCTCCGGCAGCAACCTGCAAGCGCTGATCGACAGCTGCCAAGGCGCGGACAGCCCGGTGTGCATCCGCGCGGTGGTTTCCAACCGCGCCGACGCCTACGGCCTGCAACGCGCCGCGGCGGCCGGTATCGACAGCGTGGTGCTCGAGCACACCCAGTTCGACAGCCGTGAAGCCTTCGATGCCGCGCTGATGGCGCGCATCGACGGTTTTGCCCCGGACCTGGTAGTGCTGGCCGGTTTCATGCGCATCCTCAGTGGTGACTTCGTACGGCACTACCAGGGCCGCCTGCTCAATATCCACCCGTCGCTGCTGCCCAAGTACAAGGGCTTGCATACCCATCGGCGGGCGCTGGAGGCAGGCGACGCCGAGCATGGCTGCAGCGTACACTTCGTGACTGAGGAACTCGATGGCGGCCCATTGGTCGTACAGGCTGTAGTGCCGGTGGCGTCTGACGACACCGTCGAAAGCCTGGCCCAGCGGGTACACCGTCAGGAACACCTGATCTACCCGCTGGCGGTGCGCTGGTACGCTGAGGGGCGCTTGCGCCTCGGCGAACAGGGCGCATTACTGGATGGCCAACCCCTGGCGGCCAGCGGTCACCTGATTCGATCCTAG
- a CDS encoding DUF2066 domain-containing protein, whose protein sequence is MRLLNILGAGCLALISATVQAENVSGLYQVREAVTGPGAEARAAATAKALDTLVLRLTGDPKAAQNPALAELRKDPQQIINQVGSEAGPPESVLVEFDPGSTERALRKAGLALWGSNRPSILGWWLNDSTEGSSLVGDGQASAQPLRRAAQHRGLPLRLPLADLQEQLVANAGQIEGSDPAPLREASERYGADALLAVHAREADGKWQGKWQLWLGDQREQGTAEGGDPAALADAVMQAVSVRLAPRYVTRPGASSQLQVQVQGMNLQRYAELARVLEPYGPRLQMVEGSTLTYALTASREQLRAQLGLARLQEVPAEQAPALPTPPVAAGVAGVPPATPAQPAATPFDGLRFRW, encoded by the coding sequence ATGCGTTTGTTGAATATTCTGGGGGCCGGTTGCCTGGCCCTGATCTCGGCCACCGTCCAGGCTGAAAATGTCTCCGGCCTTTACCAGGTACGCGAAGCGGTGACCGGGCCGGGCGCCGAAGCCCGCGCAGCGGCTACCGCCAAGGCACTCGATACCCTGGTGTTGCGCCTGACCGGTGACCCCAAGGCGGCGCAGAACCCGGCACTGGCCGAGCTGCGCAAGGACCCGCAGCAAATCATCAACCAGGTGGGCAGCGAAGCCGGGCCACCCGAGTCGGTGCTGGTCGAATTCGACCCCGGCAGCACCGAGCGGGCCCTGCGCAAGGCCGGCCTGGCCTTGTGGGGCAGCAACCGCCCGTCGATCCTCGGTTGGTGGCTGAACGACAGCACCGAAGGCAGCAGCCTGGTTGGCGACGGCCAGGCCAGCGCCCAACCGCTGCGCCGCGCCGCCCAGCACCGTGGGCTGCCGCTGCGCCTGCCGCTGGCCGACTTGCAGGAGCAACTGGTGGCCAACGCCGGGCAGATCGAAGGCAGCGACCCGGCGCCGTTGCGTGAAGCCTCCGAACGCTACGGTGCCGATGCGCTGCTGGCCGTGCACGCCCGCGAGGCCGACGGCAAGTGGCAGGGCAAGTGGCAGCTGTGGCTGGGTGACCAGCGTGAGCAAGGCACTGCCGAGGGGGGCGACCCGGCAGCCTTGGCTGACGCCGTGATGCAGGCGGTCAGCGTCCGCCTGGCGCCGCGCTACGTCACCCGCCCCGGCGCCAGCAGCCAGTTGCAGGTGCAAGTGCAGGGCATGAACCTGCAGCGCTACGCCGAACTGGCCCGCGTGCTCGAACCTTACGGCCCGCGCCTGCAGATGGTCGAGGGCAGCACCCTGACCTACGCGCTGACTGCCAGCCGTGAACAGCTGCGGGCCCAGCTTGGCCTGGCCAGGCTGCAGGAAGTACCGGCCGAGCAGGCGCCGGCGTTGCCGACCCCGCCAGTTGCGGCCGGGGTAGCGGGCGTGCCGCCGGCCACGCCGGCCCAGCCTGCGGCCACGCCGTTCGACGGCCTGCGTTTTCGCTGGTAA